The following is a genomic window from Tripterygium wilfordii isolate XIE 37 chromosome 19, ASM1340144v1, whole genome shotgun sequence.
TGCCTGGACTTGTGGTAATCTTCTTTCAATTTCAAAGAATGGATggttatattgtatttttagcAGTAATCCTTCGAAGGTTGTAGTAGTAGATTGCCCACATCTATATCATAGATGCTAATAATATTGGTATGAAGTAGGGCCTATTCTTTCTGTTCCCTCTTAAGTAGCACTAATGACCATCACTTGCAACTGATTGGCACAAATGGATATAAGAAGCATAGAGAAGATTAATATAATTACCTAGAGAATCTTTAAGAATTTGTGTCAGCTTGCTATTCCAGTCAAAGGTGAAAACTTCAGTTTAGAAGTCTTGGTAATGCTGAAGAAACCATTGGCACAAATGGATAACAGGGGTTCGCTGTTGGGTATACTGTGTATTTTTTGTCCTCATAAAACTAATTAGCATTCAAgccattaataatttttttttaaaaaaatatttacagatTTTTGTACAACTTAtcacaaattaaaaataattatacatatttaattttaaagtGAGTTTTTTAAGACAAAACTAACAATGAATAACAACGAATTAGGTTTTGCTCTGGTACTATCAGGGATTTTTTGACGATGAACAACAACGATAAAGCAAAACAGTTGAATGGTGaaacagaagaagatgatgacgaCGAAATTGATCAAGAAGAAGGGCTTGATGCTTGGGAGAAAGCTTACGTGGACGACCGATCTTGGGAGTCTCTCCAAGAGGACGAGTCTGGGCTTCTACGCCCCATTGACAACGCCGTCATTCAACATGCCCAGTATCGCCGCCGTCGCCTCCGCtccctttcttccttttctgctGCTCGTATCCAGAAGGGCCTCATTCGATTTCTCTACATTATTATCGATCTTTCCAGGGTAAGCTATTTTTCAGTTCTGCACCAAACTTGTTGGCAATTGATGTTGTAGCGAATAATTATTGAAAATGTTTGGCAATTGATGTTGTAGTGAATAATTATTGAAAATGGGTATGTCTTTCAGTATTGCTATTACATGTAGATGATGCTAGAACATGCTCCAGTGTTTAAGTAATTGGCCTGGCATTTTTGAGTTTCTAGTATTTTACTTTTGGTTTTAAGATGATTTTATTGAAGTGGAATTTACAGGCTGATGCTTCCTTGACCTTGTAAGCTGTTTTGCTTTTGTGGAAGTTTATGATTTATACAGTTCCAAACCTTGAAGAGCCTCTAGTATTGCGACATTGCTATTTCTGGTAGATCTAGTATTGCTCTTTGAATGACCACAATAACTTTTGATATGAGTGATGTAGACTTCAAAATGGTGGCCACACTTGAATTGATGATATGTAAATTGAATTTGTTTGTCATGAGGTTTCCATCAATTTGTGTAGGCAGCTTCAGCGACTGATTTTCGACCAAGTCGAATGGTAACTGTTGCAAGAAATGTTGAGGCTTTCATCAGGGAGTTCTTTGACCAGAATCCATTGAGTCAAATTGGTTTGGTCACTATTAAAGATGGTGTTGCTCATTCCTTGACAGATCTTGGTGGCTCTCCCGAGTCCCATGTCAAAGCCTTAATGGGTAAGCTGGAATGCTCAGGCGATTCCTCCCTGCAGAATGCCCTCGATCTAGTTCATGGATATCTCAATCCAATCCCTTCATATGGTCATCGTGAAGTTCTGATTTTATATTCAGCTCTCAGTACTTGTGATCCTGGAGATATAATGGAGACAATCCAGCAATGTAAGCAGTCTAAATTAAGGTGTTCAGTTATTGGCCTTGGTGCTGAAATGTTCATATGCAAGCATCTCTGCCAGGAAACAGGTGGATCATACTCTGTTGCATTGGATGAGGTGAGTTCAAGTGGGTTTGTGGTAAAGTTATAGAATTGAAagaatttcatttcatttttttaggaATTACGCACACAGTTTCATCTATATCTAATTATCAGTTCCACATCATAGAAAagataaattgaaaaagaagaaacaggaaTGTTTTTACCACTTTAAGTTTGAAAAAGAGTGAATTTGATATAGGTTGCAATCCATTGATGTTTTTAAATTCTTATTCTTCTACATGAGTACATTCACCAATTTCTTTCTGCACAAAGTCCTAATTTGAAGCAATTATTTGTCAAACCCCTGTATAAAATATAGGTTGATTTTGTATTTACTCATGCAGTCCCATCTGAAAGAGTTGATCATGGAGCATGCACCTCCACCTCCCGCAATTGCAGAATTTGCAATTGCTAATTTGATCAAGATGGGTTTCCCACAAAGAGCAGCAGAGGGTTCTATTTCTATATGCTCATGCCATAAGGAAGCTAAGGTTGGAGAGGGGTACATTTGTCCAAGATGCAAAGCACGTGTATGTGAACTTCCGACTGAATGTCGAATTTGTGGGTTGACACTTGTTTCTTCACCTCATTTGGCAAGGTCGTATCATCATTTGTTTCCTATAGCACCATTTGATGAAATTTCTTCGTCACGACAATTTGACCCAAAGCTAAAAGGACAGAGAAGTTGTTTTGGTTGCCAACAAAGCCTTCTCAATCCTGGTAAGTATTTATTAATAGATCATGTATCTTATGCCTTTTCAGTTCCACCATTCTCTTCCATTTGGTGAATTATCTTTGATAATACTCAAGTGATTTATTGACAATCTCTTGCACTAtcttaacaaaataaaagaaaaagttgtCCTTGCCAAGTAACCGAAGATATATAGGTTTGGGCTACATTGTGTTGCAACACCTCGTGATAATATTTCTATTGttcttatttaaaaaaaaagatatcatTTCTATTGTTAGAAGGATGCATTGAAGGGGAATATTACTGGTGCGGAAGTTGATTACAATGCGGCTAAAAGGAAAACAGAATTGTGTTTGGAAATGGTGATATTATTTACAAGTAGGAGAGCCTTTAGATAATTTTATTCATCAAGTAAGCATTGAAAACCACAATATTTTCGGTATTCTCTTCAGGGACCCTCATTTTCTCACACGCAGTGAATATAAGATGAGATTTGAAagtcaaacaaagaaaataactcTGCAATGTGATTTTGTGAGGTCATTATTATAGGATCTCATAGTGGAAGAAATTGTTAAAAGACAATGCCTTGGCTTATAGAATCTGTCTCAAATGGTTGCTCTTTCGCTACAACAATCCTTATTCTGAATGATGAAGAAAAGTTCCTTATCAAACTTGGGGTTGTAAAGAGACTAGAACAAATTCAAAGAAAGTTATTATGGGGTTTTCGGGAGATGGAATATCATACGGTGTTTTGGGATATGTACAGAAACTGAGAGTGTGGAGATTCTTTTGGTTAATGGTCATGGAAGTTTGTAAATGAAATTCATACTTTGTGTTGACAAGCCTTTTCTGTTTACCAAGGTTTGATACACAATGTTTGGTTGTCAAGAGCAGATAGGGCGAGCTTTCGAGTGGTGGGTTTGGGAGTAAATAGGACAAGAAATGGGGGAATGGCTTCCTTACATCCACGCATGATGTGGATCATGAAGAGTGAACTGAAAATCCAATTTTTGATCTCGTTTGATTTAGCAAGATATTAAGAATTGTTAGTGGAGGCGGTGTTGGAGTTTGTCATTTATATGAGAAGATGCGAATATGGAATATAAATTTATTGAAGTTTTGGTGAAGTTTCTTGAGACTTTACAAATGCTTAGTGGGGAGATCAACTTGTTCAGAATAGTATAAGAAGAGTGGTCAACTTACTACCTAAGCTTAAGCAGAAAGCTAATAGAGTGGGGAGTGAAATTTTTAAGAAGTGAGACTAACTATATGAAGCTACAAACCTACCAGGCTAACTAGCGATTTCCCAATTAAAAAGTGACACTAACTAGCTATTCACAGCGTAATAGACATATAATATAGAGGTCCTCTTTGTCCATGGGTTCTATAGCTGAGACCCGGTTATCTTTTCTTGTTACTGAGAAACACTTGGATATGCCTGTATTATGTCATTGTTGGTGGCGCACATATGATGCCATATCACAAACAATTTGCATTGGAGCTATTATGATACATTGTCATATAGCTGAAAACATAGTCCAACTtcagattttaaattttaaattttcaccatgttcaattttgtcatcttaGAGTACTCCCATCGGGTCTGTATAATTGATCTGATAGCTAAAATAGAGCATCAAAAATAGAGTTTGACAAATGTAGCCTTGCGATAGTATCTGATGCAGGACCTGAAGAATTCAGATGTGCTAAAAAAGTAGCACATCTGCCACTTCTATAGCACATAAATTGTTAatgtaaaaatattttaatatattcctcatctctctcctctctcctctttttagtgtaaaattttaatattttaataatgtAGTATTTAAAATAGAGATGCTGATGCAGTTCTGGTTGAATAGATATGCTGTAAATTAGGAAAAAGTGAGATTTGAGGAGCTAAAATTGAGAATTGGTTAAGAGACACTGGTGCGAATGGCCTTAGGCCTATACCTGCTCTTCATCATTTGTCCTGTTGCTTATTTATTTGAGTGTACTGTGATGATAGTGATTTAGATGCCTGCGTGGTGCTTATTTGTGCATGGTTGTGTTGTTAATCGCGTATTTGCTTGCTTTTGCGTGCCTTTGCTGTTGGTGATGCCCCGTCAAAATAACTGTTAAACTATGTCCTGTTCATGCAGTCACACTCTTGCTCACATTGCTCATCTATCTTTGGCACAGGAAACAAACCTGGTCCTTGTGTCACTTGCCCGCAATGCAAACAGTACTTTTGCCTCGATTGTGACATCTATATTCATGAAAGCTTGCACAACTGCCCAGGCTGCGAGAGCTTCAAGCACAAATAAGAACAACAAACAACAGCCATGGACCTCCGTCGTGCTCTGCCTCCATTCAGATGTGGCTTGCCATTGCCGTTCCTCCCAGCCAAGTTCCTCCCAGCTTAATTTTAATGGATCATGATACATTTACAACAATGTTGGTCGAGAAGCTTTACCTGTTCGGATCTCCCAAGATGCATTTTCCCAAACGTCTTTATGCTGTTGGAATAGAGAAAATCGAATCcttttttctatttcttcttttagATGAGCTTTCATATTATATTGTTCCATATTCAttaaaactaacaagttacagtGAAATGAGAATatgcacttttccatccttcaaAGATTTCTGGAAAACAGGGGTGAAGCTACCCTTACCCAAGGGGGCAGCTGACCCCCTCAAATTTTTTAATACCCCTAGTAATATGCTAATTTACATAAAAGACCcccttgaattttcaatttagatcCCTTAGTTATAAAAAATCATTCTCATGTTTAAAACAAGAAGACATGTGACAATTATTTTAAACTTTCgaatgtataattaatagataatc
Proteins encoded in this region:
- the LOC119985953 gene encoding general transcription factor IIH subunit 2, with the translated sequence MNNNDKAKQLNGETEEDDDDEIDQEEGLDAWEKAYVDDRSWESLQEDESGLLRPIDNAVIQHAQYRRRRLRSLSSFSAARIQKGLIRFLYIIIDLSRAASATDFRPSRMVTVARNVEAFIREFFDQNPLSQIGLVTIKDGVAHSLTDLGGSPESHVKALMGKLECSGDSSLQNALDLVHGYLNPIPSYGHREVLILYSALSTCDPGDIMETIQQCKQSKLRCSVIGLGAEMFICKHLCQETGGSYSVALDESHLKELIMEHAPPPPAIAEFAIANLIKMGFPQRAAEGSISICSCHKEAKVGEGYICPRCKARVCELPTECRICGLTLVSSPHLARSYHHLFPIAPFDEISSSRQFDPKLKGQRSCFGCQQSLLNPGNKPGPCVTCPQCKQYFCLDCDIYIHESLHNCPGCESFKHK